One Buchnera aphidicola (Aphis glycines) genomic window, TGAGATAGCGAAAATAGTTGGACCTGAACCAGATATACCGCAACTAATAGCGCCTAGTTTTTTAACTTGTTTTTTATTTTCAAAAAAATTCGGTAGTAGTTTACTACGATATGGTTCAGCGATGAAATCTTTCATAGATCTTGCTGCTAAATCAGATTGTTGAGTATATGATGCATGAATAAAACCAGCTAAATAACGGCTATTTTTAACACAAACGTCTTTTGTATATTTTTTCGGTAAAATTTTTCTTGCTTCTGCAGTGGATAATTTTATTCCTGGCCAAGCTACTATCCATAACCAATTTTTAAAATTTGGTATTGTTTGACTAATTATATGAGTATCCTCTAGGATTAGTTGAAGACCTCCAAAATAAGATGGTGCTACGTTATCATAATGAATACTTCCTGATATTTCTCCTTCTACTTCACCCATTAATAATAGTAATTCTTTTGAATTTAATGGACTATTAAAAATTTCATTAATTGCAACTAGAGTAGCAACAACAGAACAAGCACTAGATCCTAGTCCTGATCCAATTGGTAAATTTTTTTCTAGGAGTATAGAAACTGGAATATTTTTTTTTACTACATTACAAAATTTAGACCAACATTTCCAAGCAATATTTTGTTTGTGATTTTCTGGTAATTGGTTAGAAAAAGCTCCTTTATTAAACAATTGAAATTTTTCTGATCTTTTTATTGTTATGCAATCACCTAATAAATCACCATTTATCGGTGTAATAGCTGCACCTAAAATATCAAATCCAACTCCAACATTACCAATAGAAGCTGGTGCGTAAATTTTAATCATTACTGTGCTCCACACTGACGTTTATAATATTGTACGTAGTAGGTCGGAAAATACTCCAGAAGCAGTAACATTGTTACCAGCACCATATCCTCTTAATACAAGAGGAATCGGTTGATAATAATTTGTATAAAATGTCAGTGCATTTTCGCCATTTTTAACTTTATATAATGGATGATTACTATTTATTTCTTCAATTTTTACTGAACATTTCCCTCCTTGTTCTATCGTTCCAACAAAACGTAATACTTTTCCTAGGTTTTTTGCATTTTGTGCTTTTTCTTTAAAAGTAGAATCTATTTCTTTTAGTTTATATAAAAATTCTTCAGTATTTTTATATTTTTTAAAATGATTAGGTAATATAGCTTGTATTTCGATGTCTTCTAGTTCTATTTTATATCCAACTTCACGCGCTAAAATTAATAATTTTCTAGCAACATCGACACCTGATAAATCATCACATGGATTTGGTTCTGTAAAACCTAAATCTTTAGCTTGCTTAGTAGCATCTGATAATAAAATGTTTTCTTCTAATTTTCCAAATATAAAAGATAAAGACCCAGATAATATGCCTTTAAAACAAATTAAATTATCACCTGTATAAAATAAATTTTTTAATGTTTGTATGACAGGTAATCCTGCTCCAACGTTAGTTTCATATAAAAATTTTTTATTTTCTTTCAATGCGGTAGTTCTAATTTCATTATAATATTTTAATGAACTAGTATTAGCTTTTTTATTAGATGTAACAACATGAAATCCTTGCAAAAGAAAGCTAGTATATTTTTTAGATAAAATTTCATCGGAAGTACAATCAACTATAACAGAATTTACAAAATAATTATTTTTTAATAATTTGCTTAATACCTCAAGATTAAATTTTTCTTTTGACTCTTTAAAATATTTTTTCCAATTTTTTAATTCAATTGAATCATTTAAAAATAATATTTTTTTAGAATTTGCAATAGCATGAATTTTAATTGTTATATTTTTATTTTCTAGAAAATGTTTTTGTTGTAATATCTGTTGAATTAATGCACTACCTACTCCACCGATTCCAATTAAAAAAACATTTATAATTTTGTTATTATGAAATAATTTATCATGAATAATTTGCATACTTTGTAAAATATTCTTTTTTTTGATTACTATTGATATAGAATAGTTCGAAGATCTTTGTGCAATGCTAAGAATATTAATTTTAGATTTTCCTAAAGACGAAAAAATTTTTGAGGTAATATTGTGTTGTTGAAAGATATTAAAACCAATGATAGATAATACAGACAAATTTTTAATTACTTTGATATCACTAAATGATTTGTCTTTTGATTCTAATTTACATAATTGTTGTAGCAATAAAAGTCCTTTTTGTGTATCTTTTTCTAAAATACAAAAACTAAAATTGTTTTGTGATAATTGAGTAATTAGTATAATGTTAATATGTTTCTTTTTAAATAAACTTAATATCATTGAGATTAAATTGTGGTTTTGTTGTATCAATTTATTAGGTATAACATACATTACAATGCCATCTAGATTAGTTATACCCTTAACAATATTTTCGCTATAATTGTGTTTTTTACAAATTAATGTACCTTGCGATCGAATATTAAAAGTATTTTTAATAATACATGGTATATTAAAATCTTTAAGTGGCTTAATAGTACGTGGATGTAATACTTTGGCTCCAAGATACGATAATTCCATCGCTTCTTCATATGATATTGATTTTAATAAACAAGTATTAAATATTTTTTTCGGATCTGAAGTAAAAACACCGTCAACATCAGTCCATATTTCACATAACTGTGCATTTAAACAACAAGCTAATATTGCCGCAGAATAATCTGATCCATTTCGACCTAATATTACTAATTCGCCTTTTTCATTTCCTCCAATAAAACCTGCCATTAAAATAATATGATTATTTTTTATATTTATTTTACTAATACGTGTTTTAGATTCATGTATATTTACTGTAGAATTTAAATAATTTCCTTGAGAGACGATATTTTCAATAGGATCTATAATAGTAACGAGATGAGATCGTGATGCTAATATATTTTTCATAATCCAAATTGAAAGTATTTCTCCACGAGATATTATAATCGCTTGTATATGTTCAGGATAATTCTTGAATAAGGTAAAATTATTTATAATTTTTTTTAATTGATTAAATTCTTTTTTAACTATTTTTTTTGTTTCTTCGTATAAAAAACAAGATTGTATTTTTTTAATATTTTTTATAATGTTGATAAATATATTTTCTGCAAGTTCAATTTGTTCTAATGCTTGATTGATGTTAATATCATTTTCTACAATATTCGCTAGATAGTTAGTTATTTTAGCTGGAGCAGACAGAACTATTGCGACTTGTTCATGATTTTTATTTTTTTCTATAATGTTAGATACACATAAAAATTTTTCTGCATTAGCTAATGAAGTTCCACCGAATTTTAATAGTTTCATATTTTATGAATCCTTAAATTTATTTCATAAAAAATTTATATTACTTATAATTAACTTTTTATTAAAATATATTACTCCTAAATTATATATGAGTTCATTTATAGAAAGTAGAATAGTGATTCTATTGAGATAAGATTATAAATAGATATTAATATTCTCGTGTAATACCTTGAAAGGTAAAATTAATAAATGTTCAAATTAATTTAATTGTTTTGATTACGTAGTTTTAATAAGAATTAGATTTGTAATTGAAATATATTTAAATGTTTTATTGTTAGTATAACTTATATGTTATTAATTTTATCATAAATTTAATTTATTTTTGTTAAATAATATTTTTATTAAGGGTTTATATTGGTACTTTAAATGTTTTAATTTTCAAGGTATAGAATAATCATATGTCGTATCGAATTAGTATTAGAATAATTTTTATAACATAATGATTATTATTATTGCAATAGTTAAAAAATAAATATTTAATTTTTAATTTTGTACTGAAATATTCTATTATAAATACTTTTTTTTAAATACAGATCAATTATATGATTTTTAGTATAATAAAATACAATTTAAATTAAAAACTTAGTTAATGTTATGAAACATACTATTAAAGTGATTTTTTCTGAAAAAGAATTAGGTGCTCGCGTACGTGAATTAGGAGAAGAAATTACTAAAAAATACAGAAATAGTAACAATAAAATGATATTAATTGCTTTATTGCGTGGTTCATTTGTATTTGTGGCAGATTTATGCCGAAATATTCAAATTGAGCATGAAGTTGATTTTATGACTACTTCTAGTTATGGACGTGGAATTGTATCCAGTGGGGATGTGAAAATTATAAAAGATTTAGATGAAGATATTTACAACAAAAATGTGTTAATTGTCGAAGATATTATTGATTCTGGTAAAACTTTAAGTAAAGTCTTAGGTATTTTAAAATTAAGAAATCCGAAATCTTTATCAATTTGCACGCTTTTAGATAAGCCTGAATGCCGTGAGGTAAATATTCATATTGATTTTGTAGGTTTTTCTATACCTGATGAATTTATGGTTGGATACGGAATAGATTATGCTCAATGTTATCGTTATTTACCATATATTGGCAAAGTTATATTTCAGAAATAAAAACATTTTTTAATTAGGCAATATAAATTTTTTATTATCGATGAGACGAGTTTTACCTAACCATACAGATGCAAGAATTATGTTCTTTTTATTCTTTTTAGAAAAAACATCTAATGTTTGAGAATTGTATACATTAAATATGTCAATTAGAAATCCTTTTTTTATTAGAGACATTTTTGACAAATGAATTGTTTCATGTAATTTTTTACCATGGTTTTTTACAACAATATTAATTGTTTTTTTTATAATTTTATATAAAAAAGATGCTTTCTGAAACTCTAAATTATTTAAGTATTTATTTCTCGAACTAAAAGCTAATCCGTTTTTTAAGCGAATTGTAGGTATACTAATTATCTTTATTGGATAGTTCAACTCTTTAACAAGAGTTTTTATAATCAATAATTGTTGATAATCTTTTTCTCCAAAAAATGAAAAGTTTGGTTGTATTAAGTTAAATAGTTTTCCAATTATTGTTGTTACCCCTAAAAAATGTCCAGGTCGCGACTTTCCTTCAATGATTTTAGATAACTTAGGAACATCTATATATGTATGCATTTTTGTACTATTTGGATATATTTCAGATCTATCAGGTGCAAATAAAATGTCTATTTTTTCTTTTTTCAATATTAAGCAATCTTCTAAAAAAGTTTGAGGATATTTTGTTAAATCTAATGCATTATCAAATTGCATGGGATTAACAAAAATACTTACAATAACAATATCCGAATGTTTTTTAGCTAGTAAAATTAATTTTATATGACCTTCATGTAAATTCCCCATAGTAGGTACTAATCCTATTTTTTTTTGTTCTTTTTTAAAAGATTGAATTCGTTTATATAAAGATTCTATTGTTTTTATTATTTGCATGATCGTTCTATTCCGAAAATATTTAAACTTTTTAAAAACTATATTTTTTATTAGGGAAAATACCTTTTTGAACCGAATTAATATATGCTTTAATTGCGTTTTGAATACTACCGTTGTTTATAAGGAAATTTTTTGTGAATCTTAATTTTTTTCCTTCGGTAATTCCTAATAAATCTTGCATGACTAATATTTGTCCATCGGTATGATGACCGGCTCCTATTCCAACTACGGGGATAGACAATTTTTCTGTGATTTTTTTTGATAATTGTGCAGGAATGCACTCTAATACTAGCATTTTAATTCCAGCATCTTCAAGTAACAAAGCTTCTTCCATAATTTTTTTTTCATCTTTTTCAGTTTTTCCTTGAATTTTATACCCACTTAAAAAATCTATATGTTGCGGTGTAAGCCCTATATGTCCGCATACTAATATTGAATGGTTCGACAATTCTTTAATGATATGAATTAAATGTTTGCCGCCTTCTATTTTAACCATATTAGCACCAGATTGAATAATTTTAGAAGTATTTTTTAATGCTTGATTAATTTCATAATAAGACATAAATGGTAAGTCAGATATTAAAAAAACATTTGGCGCACCTTTTCTGACTGCTCTTGTATGATATTCAATATTTTTAACTGTTACAGGTATTGTTGAATTATGACCTTGAATTGTCATGCCAAGAGAATCTCCGATAAGTATAACTGGGATTCCTGCATTTTCAAATAATCTAGCAAAGCTGAAGTCATAAGCTGTTATCGCGGCGAATTTATTTTTTTTCTTCTTCCAGTGTTGTAATGTAGAAATATTAATATATTCCATATCAGACCTAAGTTTTAAAAAGTAAATGTAAATATAAACAAATTGAAAGGATACTCGAGATAATTTTATATATCAATCGAATATCCTCATCTATATACTAACCAGCCATTTGTTTTTCTCTAATTTCTGCCAATGTTTTGCAATCAATGCATAAACTTGCAGTTGGTCTGGCTTCTAGTCGACGTATTCCGATCTCAATTCCACAAGAATTACAATAACCAAAATCATTATTTTTTATTTTTTTCAAAGTAATTTCAATTTTTTTAATTAATTTTCGACTTCTATCTCGGTTTCGCAATTCCAAACTAAATTCTTCTTCTTGAGCAGCCCTATCAATTGGATCTGGAAAATTAGTCGATTTATCTTGTATATAAAGTAAAGTGTGGTTAATTTCAAATTTTAATTGATTTTTCCATGTTTCAAGGATTTTTTTGAAATGCAACATTTGACTTTGATTCATATATTGTTCATCTGTTTTTTTTTGATAAGGTTTTAATCCAGCGATAGAAAGAACATTCAAAGAAGATTTTTTTTTTTGTTTTTCTTTTTCCATAGTTTTTTCCTATTAAAATTTTAATTGAAAATTTAAAAGATATTATTTTTTTTTAGTCAGTATGTATTATAAATAATTTATAAATATTTTATATGTAATATGTTTTATTTTTTTTGTAAATAATTTTTTTAATAAGTACAATATTTTTTTAGAAAGTATTTAACACTAATTTTAACATAAACTTTAATTAAACGTTGTTTTATAAAATTATAGATTTATAAATGTACATTTAATTTAACTATTAATATACGACAAGGATCATTTTAAATGATGAAAAAAGAAGTAAAAAAAATTGCTTTAGGAATAGAATATGATGGAGCATATTACCATGGTTGGCAACGCCAAAAAAATTGCTCTTCTATTCAAGAAGAAATAGAGCTATGTTTATCTAAAATTGCAAATCATAAAGTGCATGTTATTTGCGCCGGTAGAACTGACACTGGAGTTCACAGCATAGGACAGGTGATTCATTTTGAAACTATTTCTACGAGAAGCCAATATGCCTGGACAGTTGGGGTAAATACTTACTTATCTAAAAATATTTCAATACAATGGGCTAGAGAAGTTCCTATTTATTTTCATGCTTGTCGAAGTGCTATTAGACGTACTTATCGATATTTAATCTATAATTCTGTTTGTCGTTCTAGTATTGTATATAAAAAATCTAATCATGTTTATCAAAAATTAAATGTTTTAAAAATGCACTCTGAAGCACAGCATTTACTAGGTAATCATAATTTTTCTTCTTTTCGAGCATCAGGCTGTCAATCTTATTCACCTCAAAAAGAAATTACGAAAATTAATGTTTATTCTATTAACGATTTTGTCATTGTTGATATTACAGCAAATTCTTTTCTATATCATATGGTTCGTAATATTGTTGGTTCTTTAATACAAATTAACTTTATAAAAAAGGACAATGTAATGAAAAATTTATTAAAAAAAAAAATCGAAATTATGCAGGTCCTACTGCTCCAGCTAAAGGTTTGTATTTATTATCTGTGGAGTATCCAGACTGTTTTAACTTACCAAAATTTAAAGATATTTTATTAAAATATAATAATTATTTTTTCAAGTAAAATATACTTGAAAATTTATATTAATTTTTCAACAAAATATATTTTTTAATCTAAGATATTTGAATTAATCAAATTTTATCATATGTGGATAAAAAATTATTAAAAAATTTTTATTCTAACGTTGATTGTAATAATTTTTTATGTTGTTCTATACATGAAATCAGCTATGCAATAAATATCAAGTATAGCAGTGTCCTAATTCAATGTATATTTGAATAATCGATTTAGAACTAAACAATTTATTTTTTCAAAAAAAATTTGAATATTTTTAAAAATTACAATGTATAAAAAATTTAATAAAATTACGATACTTGAAAATATCGTCTAAAAAATAAAATATAGAATTTATACGTCCTATTTTAATTTTCCAAATACTAACGAAAAAGTAATTTATGTCAGATTAGTTTTTAACAAAAATTTTTTATGAAAAATTAAAAACATTGAAAATTATTGTAATTTTAATTTTTTTTCGATTAAAACATAAATTAATTAGTATATTAAAATTTTTTAAAAAGAGAAAACGCATTTTTACCTGATCTAAATATCTTGTTATTTTAATTAAAATATTATTAGGAAGAGAAGATAAAAAATTTTATAACTATGATAGTATTAATATATCATTTATGACGCCAGCGTTATTAGTTAATATTGTAGTAGAACAAATACAAGGAAGTAGAACATTTTCCTAACAGTTAATTAAAAATCTTTTTCTAAAAAATACTTGTTCGATATTAAAAAAGTCAATGAAATACAATGGTGTTGATTTTTAATGGATTTTATAAGTAAAATTGCATTTTACAATTATATTCAAATAAAGTTTATTTATGACAAGATGGTAATCAGAAGATGTAAAGCGTCTCCCTGGCTGGTTGTGTTTATTTGACTGATTAATTAATAAATTAAACTTAGATCAACGTACTTTACTAGTTAGTATAGTTAGAGGTTCTTCTTTATATCATTTTTTAAGATATTGAGAATTAGCTCGAGATAGAAGAAATTTAGTTTTTTGACTTCTTCATTAAAGTTGAATTAAAAAACTTACTTATAACTGTATAAAAAACATTTAAAGATTTATATAAAAAGCATTTATTATTTCAGAATATGCAAATTTTCCAAAACTTGTTCGAATGGAATGCAAATAACAATTAAAAAATTAAGATAAAAACTGGGAAGGTTTAAAAATATTTACTACTTTAGACTTTTTATCTTACAATACTGTTAAAAAGTTGTTACAGTAAGTGCGCTTGAATTAAAAAAATTAAAAGATTTAGAAATTGAAATGATTTTAGTATATAAATTTAGCGGTGATATCAATGCTCTAGTTTAGTAGTTCTCATTCAACGTCATATATTTATAATTGGGTTTTACAAGCTCATCGTTCAATTCGTTATTTATCTAAATCTGTTATTTGCTTATAAGTTTTATCTAATCCTAAAAATATCATTTTAAACATTGGGTATATAATGATCCTTTTTCAATCAAACTAGAAAATGGTATATATAGGATTTCTCAAAATAATAATTATCAATTTAATAAAAACGAGTAATTTTTTTAGAGGGATGAACTCATTCTATCAATACACTCATAGTTAATTGAAGTATCGATATAAGTTTAAGTTCATTAATAAAAAATTGGATTCATTTTTGTGTTTATGGGAAATATTTAAATTGTTTTCCTTCGATTTCACTGGATTCGATTAATTTAATACCTATTGAAATTATGCGAATTTTTTAATTAATTCTGAATAAAGGATGTAATGCATTCATATCTTCAGTAAAATTTATTATTTCTGATAATAGAAAGATATTATATCAAATTTTATTGCAATTTAAAAAAATAGCTTTTTCTGAATCGGAATATATAACAGTATATGATACGTACAAAGTTACCATTTTTAGAGTAGCTAAATTTTTAGGCCAGTTATTTTCAAATTCATCTTTAACTAGAAACACTAGTACTACAAATAATTTAGTAAATATTTAACTTATAGGTATAGGTTGAGAGCATGTTGTATTTATTTGGATAAGTCGAGATAGTAATAAGTCGGATAAATTATATAGATTTTATAGAGTAATGCAAGTTTACTAAAAATATCTTGAATATCTATGTCTGATTCTATTAATATTAAATCCTTCGAAAAATATCTGTATATTTTGATATAAATAATAATAAAAAATTATTTTAAAAAAATAGTAAGTATACAGAATCAATAACGATATAATTCGTAAATATTAAAATTTATACAATAAAATATGTTCAATAGTACTAAGAACATAGTCAGTATAAAAATTCTTTGTTTTAAGTGGAAATTTTTATATACATTTAATTTTGATTTTTTTAATTAATAAATATCAAGTTTGATAGATGTTTCAAAATACATGAATGTATTTATTATAAATTATATAAAAAATTATTAAATTACAATAAAAAATATAATTTGAGAGTTGTAATATGTTAATGAAATTTTTAAAGAAAATGTTTGGAAGTTATAATGACCGTATTTTAAACAAATATAATAAAATTGTTTCTAAAATTAATTACTTAGAAAAAACTTTCGAAAAATTTTCTGATATTCAGCTTCAAGACAATACAAAATTATTTCAATTACGATTAAAAAAAGGAGAATCTTTAAATGATTTGTTAGTAGAATCTTTTGCTACTGTTCGAGAAGCAAGTAAACGTGTTTTTAATATGCGTCATTTTGATGTTCAAATTCTCGGTGGAATAGTTTTAAATAAACAGTGTGTTGCGGAAATGCGTACAGGAGAAGGAAAGACTTTAACATCAACTCTTCCAGCTTATTTAAATGCTTTATCGAAGCAAGGTGTTCATATAGTTACGATGAATGATTATTTAGCGAAGCGAGATGCTAAAAAAAACACTTCATTATTTGAATTTCTTGGGCTATCAGTAGGATTAAATTTACCTGATATGTCTTTCCCCCAAAAAAAACATGCTTATTCTTGTGATATTACTTATGGTACAAATAATGAATATGGGTTTGATTATTTACGAGATAATATGGTTTTCTCTAATGAAGAAAGAGTTCAACGTCAATTAAATTATGCATTAATAGATGAAGTAGATTCTATTTTAATAGATGAAGCTAGAACGCCTTTAATTATTTCAGGTCCTTCAGAAGATAGTTCGTTTTTATATCAAGAAATTAATACAATAGTGCCATTATTAAGTGCGCAAAAAAAAGAAGATTCTGAGGATTTTCAAGGACAAGGTCACTTTACAGTAGATGAAAAAGAAAAACAAATTTATTTAACTGAGAGAGGGTTAATTAAACTTGAAAAGTTATTAATTCATAAGAAATTAATGAACAGTAATGAATCATTATATTCTTCTAATAATATTATATTAATGCATCATGTTATATCAGCTTTGCGTGCTCATACATTATTTGTTAGAGATGTAGATTATCTTGTAAAAAATAACAGTGTAATAATCGTAGATGAGCATACAGGAAGAACTATGCCAGGAAGAAGATGGTCAGATGGATTGCATCAAGCAATAGAAGCTAAAGAAAAAGTTAGTATAAAAAATGAAAACCAAACTTTAGCATCTATTACATTTCAAAATTATTTTCGTTTATACAAAAAAATCTCAGGCATGACAGGAACAGCAGAAACCGAAGCATTTGAATTTAAATCTATTTATAATTTAGATACAATTGTTATACCAACTAATAAACCGATGATTAGGAAAGATATGCCTGATTTAGTTTATATGACTGAAAAAGAAAAAATGCACGCTATTTTAAAAGATATTCAGAGTTGTGTTAAAAATAATCAACCTGTTTTGGTTGGAACAGTATCTATTGAAAAATCGGAATTTATCTCAAAACAATTAAAAGATTTAAAAATTAAACATAATGTATTAAATGCAAAATTTCACGAAAAAGAAGCTGAAATTATAGCGCAAGCGGGAAAATCTCAGTCAGTTACCATTGCTACTAATATGGCTGGGAGGGGTACTGATATAGTTTTAGGTGGTAGTATAGATTTACAATTGAATAAACAAGTGTCTTTTCAAGAGATCGAAAAAATACAAAAAAAATGGAAAAAAGAACATGATTTAGTTGTGTTATCTGGTGGTTTGCATATTATTGGTACCGAACGTCATGAATCACGTCGTATTGATAACCAATTAAGAGGACGCTCAG contains:
- the thrB gene encoding homoserine kinase, encoding MIKIYAPASIGNVGVGFDILGAAITPINGDLLGDCITIKRSEKFQLFNKGAFSNQLPENHKQNIAWKCWSKFCNVVKKNIPVSILLEKNLPIGSGLGSSACSVVATLVAINEIFNSPLNSKELLLLMGEVEGEISGSIHYDNVAPSYFGGLQLILEDTHIISQTIPNFKNWLWIVAWPGIKLSTAEARKILPKKYTKDVCVKNSRYLAGFIHASYTQQSDLAARSMKDFIAEPYRSKLLPNFFENKKQVKKLGAISCGISGSGPTIFAISDNIKIAKKISLWLEQNYLQNKTGFVYICYIDTKGVRKIG
- the thrA gene encoding bifunctional aspartate kinase/homoserine dehydrogenase I: MKLLKFGGTSLANAEKFLCVSNIIEKNKNHEQVAIVLSAPAKITNYLANIVENDININQALEQIELAENIFINIIKNIKKIQSCFLYEETKKIVKKEFNQLKKIINNFTLFKNYPEHIQAIIISRGEILSIWIMKNILASRSHLVTIIDPIENIVSQGNYLNSTVNIHESKTRISKINIKNNHIILMAGFIGGNEKGELVILGRNGSDYSAAILACCLNAQLCEIWTDVDGVFTSDPKKIFNTCLLKSISYEEAMELSYLGAKVLHPRTIKPLKDFNIPCIIKNTFNIRSQGTLICKKHNYSENIVKGITNLDGIVMYVIPNKLIQQNHNLISMILSLFKKKHINIILITQLSQNNFSFCILEKDTQKGLLLLQQLCKLESKDKSFSDIKVIKNLSVLSIIGFNIFQQHNITSKIFSSLGKSKINILSIAQRSSNYSISIVIKKKNILQSMQIIHDKLFHNNKIINVFLIGIGGVGSALIQQILQQKHFLENKNITIKIHAIANSKKILFLNDSIELKNWKKYFKESKEKFNLEVLSKLLKNNYFVNSVIVDCTSDEILSKKYTSFLLQGFHVVTSNKKANTSSLKYYNEIRTTALKENKKFLYETNVGAGLPVIQTLKNLFYTGDNLICFKGILSGSLSFIFGKLEENILLSDATKQAKDLGFTEPNPCDDLSGVDVARKLLILAREVGYKIELEDIEIQAILPNHFKKYKNTEEFLYKLKEIDSTFKEKAQNAKNLGKVLRFVGTIEQGGKCSVKIEEINSNHPLYKVKNGENALTFYTNYYQPIPLVLRGYGAGNNVTASGVFSDLLRTIL
- the hpt gene encoding hypoxanthine phosphoribosyltransferase, with the translated sequence MKHTIKVIFSEKELGARVRELGEEITKKYRNSNNKMILIALLRGSFVFVADLCRNIQIEHEVDFMTTSSYGRGIVSSGDVKIIKDLDEDIYNKNVLIVEDIIDSGKTLSKVLGILKLRNPKSLSICTLLDKPECREVNIHIDFVGFSIPDEFMVGYGIDYAQCYRYLPYIGKVIFQK
- the panC gene encoding pantoate--beta-alanine ligase, with product MQIIKTIESLYKRIQSFKKEQKKIGLVPTMGNLHEGHIKLILLAKKHSDIVIVSIFVNPMQFDNALDLTKYPQTFLEDCLILKKEKIDILFAPDRSEIYPNSTKMHTYIDVPKLSKIIEGKSRPGHFLGVTTIIGKLFNLIQPNFSFFGEKDYQQLLIIKTLVKELNYPIKIISIPTIRLKNGLAFSSRNKYLNNLEFQKASFLYKIIKKTINIVVKNHGKKLHETIHLSKMSLIKKGFLIDIFNVYNSQTLDVFSKKNKKNIILASVWLGKTRLIDNKKFILPN
- the panB gene encoding 3-methyl-2-oxobutanoate hydroxymethyltransferase — protein: MEYINISTLQHWKKKKNKFAAITAYDFSFARLFENAGIPVILIGDSLGMTIQGHNSTIPVTVKNIEYHTRAVRKGAPNVFLISDLPFMSYYEINQALKNTSKIIQSGANMVKIEGGKHLIHIIKELSNHSILVCGHIGLTPQHIDFLSGYKIQGKTEKDEKKIMEEALLLEDAGIKMLVLECIPAQLSKKITEKLSIPVVGIGAGHHTDGQILVMQDLLGITEGKKLRFTKNFLINNGSIQNAIKAYINSVQKGIFPNKKYSF
- the dksA gene encoding RNA polymerase-binding protein DksA, whose amino-acid sequence is MEKEKQKKKSSLNVLSIAGLKPYQKKTDEQYMNQSQMLHFKKILETWKNQLKFEINHTLLYIQDKSTNFPDPIDRAAQEEEFSLELRNRDRSRKLIKKIEITLKKIKNNDFGYCNSCGIEIGIRRLEARPTASLCIDCKTLAEIREKQMAG
- the secA gene encoding preprotein translocase subunit SecA; this translates as MLMKFLKKMFGSYNDRILNKYNKIVSKINYLEKTFEKFSDIQLQDNTKLFQLRLKKGESLNDLLVESFATVREASKRVFNMRHFDVQILGGIVLNKQCVAEMRTGEGKTLTSTLPAYLNALSKQGVHIVTMNDYLAKRDAKKNTSLFEFLGLSVGLNLPDMSFPQKKHAYSCDITYGTNNEYGFDYLRDNMVFSNEERVQRQLNYALIDEVDSILIDEARTPLIISGPSEDSSFLYQEINTIVPLLSAQKKEDSEDFQGQGHFTVDEKEKQIYLTERGLIKLEKLLIHKKLMNSNESLYSSNNIILMHHVISALRAHTLFVRDVDYLVKNNSVIIVDEHTGRTMPGRRWSDGLHQAIEAKEKVSIKNENQTLASITFQNYFRLYKKISGMTGTAETEAFEFKSIYNLDTIVIPTNKPMIRKDMPDLVYMTEKEKMHAILKDIQSCVKNNQPVLVGTVSIEKSEFISKQLKDLKIKHNVLNAKFHEKEAEIIAQAGKSQSVTIATNMAGRGTDIVLGGSIDLQLNKQVSFQEIEKIQKKWKKEHDLVVLSGGLHIIGTERHESRRIDNQLRGRSGRQGDSGSSRFYLSMEDSLMRIFISEKIINMMRKLGLSENEAIEHPWVTKAIENAQKKVENRNFDVRKQLLEYDDVYNEQRRVIYAQRNKLINSENVKKIIDDILIDVLNSTIKKYINKKIKKNNWKILDLENKLNIEFNIHVSILDWMKKSSNFTVDNIIEKIVNIAKKNYKNKESLIGDSNIRIIEKTIMLQTLDDLWKDHLSAMNYLRQGIHLRGYAQKDPKQEYKRESFNMFASMLELLKYEVISFLSKLDISYVKKYFNFKKNLSKSLDDVKIGRNTLCFCGSNKKYKYCHGVI